In Macadamia integrifolia cultivar HAES 741 chromosome 1, SCU_Mint_v3, whole genome shotgun sequence, a single window of DNA contains:
- the LOC122072175 gene encoding PR5-like receptor kinase: protein MTDCRGTPGYAAPELYMPYPKTHKCDVYSFGMLLFEILGRRKTHYSNLSEPENWLTRWTWEMFGKGKLSELLENFGIEEEHREKAERMAMVALWCVQYLLDSRPPMSNVVTMLDGGTEFKSPPNPFQHLMSATIDLTMSICESSTYSVSKELLSSTLD, encoded by the coding sequence ATGACAGATTGTAGAGGCACACCAGGCTATGCTGCACCAGAGCTATACATGCCATACCCAAAGACTCATAAATGTGATGTGTATAGCTTTGGTATGCTTCTATTTGAGATTCTGGGTAGGAGAAAAACCCACTATTCTAATCTTAGTGAGCCTGAGAACTGGCTAACAAGATGGACATGGGAGATGTTTGGGAAAGGGAAGCTAAGTGAACTATTGGAAAATTTTGGGATTGAAGAGGAACATAGAGAGAAGGCAGAGAGGATGGCAATGGTGGCTTTGTGGTGTGTTCAGTACTTGCTGGATTCAAGACCTCCTATGAGCAATGTGGTGACCATGTTGGATGGAGGAACTGAATTTAAATCTCCTCCAAACCCATTTCAACATCTAATGTCTGCTACCATAGATTTGACTATGAGCATTTGTGAGTCGAGCACTTATTCTGTCTCAAAAGAACTACTATCTTCTACCTTAGATTAG